The following are encoded in a window of Amycolatopsis solani genomic DNA:
- a CDS encoding (2Fe-2S)-binding protein: MRLNVTINGEDREADDVWEGESLLYVLRERLGLPGSKNACEQGECGSCTVYLDDVPVCACLVAAGQAEGRVVRTVEGLADGDALDPVQQSFVDNGAVQCGFCTPGLVVAAHDLLNRVPDPSDEEIREALAGNLCRCTGYEKILDAVRAVAKGGVA; the protein is encoded by the coding sequence ATGCGCCTGAACGTGACCATCAACGGCGAGGACCGCGAGGCGGACGACGTCTGGGAAGGGGAAAGCCTGCTCTACGTCCTGCGCGAGCGGCTCGGCCTCCCGGGCTCGAAGAACGCCTGTGAGCAGGGCGAATGCGGCTCCTGCACGGTCTACCTCGACGACGTCCCGGTGTGCGCCTGCCTGGTCGCGGCCGGCCAGGCCGAGGGCCGCGTGGTGCGCACGGTCGAGGGGCTGGCCGACGGCGACGCGCTCGACCCCGTCCAGCAGTCCTTTGTGGACAACGGCGCGGTGCAGTGCGGCTTCTGCACGCCGGGCCTGGTCGTCGCCGCCCACGACCTGCTGAACCGCGTCCCCGATCCGTCCGACGAGGAGATCCGCGAGGCACTCGCCGGCAACCTGTGCCGCTGCACCGGCTACGAGAAGATCCTCGACGCGGTGCGCGCGGTCGCGAAGGGAGGTGTCGCGTGA